One Nomascus leucogenys isolate Asia chromosome 22a, Asia_NLE_v1, whole genome shotgun sequence DNA segment encodes these proteins:
- the TMEM169 gene encoding transmembrane protein 169 produces the protein MEEPTAIEGQVQLPSPHQGSLRKAVAAALALDGESTIGRRKKKRKESRPESIIIYRSDNEKTDEEPGESEGGDRPKEEEGDDFLDYPVDDDMWNLPLDSRYVTLTGTITRGKKKGQMVDIHVTLTEKELQELTKPKESSRETTPEGRMACQMGADRGPHVVLWTLICLPVVFILSFVVSFYYGTITWYNIFLVYNEERTFWHKISYCPCLILFYPVLIMAMASSLGLYAAVVQLSWSWEAWWQAARDMEKGFCGWLCSKLGLEDCSPYSIVELLESDNISSTLSNKDPIQEVETSTV, from the exons ATGGAAGAGCCAACAGCAATAGAAGGCCAGGTCCAGCTTCCAAGCCCCCACCAGGGCTCTCTCAGGAAGGCTGTGGCTGCTGCCCTGGCGCTGGATGGGGAATCCACAATAGGGCgcaggaaaaagaagaggaaagagtcaCGCCCAGAATCCATCATCATCTACCGCTCAGACAATGAGAAAACAGATGAGGAGCCCGGGGAATCAGAAGGTGGAGATCGGCctaaagaggaggagggagatgatTTCCTAGACTATCCTGTGGATGATG ATATGTGGAACCTGCCTCTGGACAGCCGCTATGTCACCTTAACTGGGACCATCACACGAGGGAAGAAAAAGGGTCAGATGGTGGACATCCATGTCACATTGACAGAGAAAGAGCTGCAGGAACTGACCAAGCCTAAAGAGTCATCAAGGGAAACGACGCCTGAAGGAAGAATGGCCTGCCAGATGGGAGCTGACCGTGGGCCCCATGTGGTCCTCTGGacgctgatctgcctgcctgtgGTTTTCATCCTCTCTTTTGTTGTCTCTTTCTACTATGGCACTATCACCTGGTACAACATCTTCCTCGTGTATAATGAGGAAAGGACATTCTGGCATAAGATCTCGTATTGCCCTTGCCTCATTCTCTTCTATCCAGTGCTCATCATGGCCATGGCTTCTTCCCTGGGCCTCTACGCTGCTGTGGTCCAGCTCTCGTGGTCCTGGGAAGCATGGTGGCAAGCTGCCCGGGACATGGAGAAAGGCTTCTGTGGCTGGCTCTGCAGCAAGCTGGGTCTGGAGGACTGTTCTCCCTACAGCATTGTGGAGTTGCTTGAATCCGACAATATCTCAAGCACTCTCTCCAACAAGGACCCCATCCAAGAAGTAGAAACCTCCACGGTCTAA